The following nucleotide sequence is from Flavobacteriales bacterium.
GTCGAGCAATCTTCAGCGTCAGGTCCTATATACAATTGACGATATCGGTCGTCAAAAGGTGGAGGCCGCACTCGAACGCCTTCAACGTCAGAATCCCTTTGTGGAATTCGAGAAATATAATCTTAGGCTGAGCAGTGAGAATGCCTTGGATATCATCTCCGAGTATGACATCATCGCAGACGGGACGGATAATTTCCCCACGCGATACCTGGTCAATGATGCCACGGTAAAGGCTGGAAAGGTCAATGTGTACGCTTCGATCTTCCGGTTCGAAGGGCAATTGAGTGTATTCAATTACAGGGACCCGGAAGGGAACTATGGGCCCAATTTCAGGGACCTGTTCCCATCGCCTCCGCCACCCGGTCTCGTTCCCAGTTGTGCAGAAGGGGGAGTCATAGGCGTACTGCCGGGAATTCTCGGCAGCCTACAGGCCAATGAGGTCATCAAGATCGCTGCAGGCGTAGGAGAACCTCTCTCCGGGAAACTCTTCACCCTGAACACATCTGAATTCGAACCCAGGGTATTCGAACTGAGCTATTCCGAGAAACATAGCATCCGTACTGAACATGCTGACCAGATCGAACTGATCGACTATGAGCAGTTCTGTGGCATAGGACCCGCAGAAGAACAGACCGAGGTCAAGAGCATCACGGTCGGAGAACTATCCGAAAGATTGGATAAAGGAGAGGATGTACAGGTGATCGATGTACGCGAACCCAATGAGTATGAGATCGCTAATATCGGAGCAGAGCTGATCCCAAAGTCTACAGTGGAGTCGAAGCTGGAGTCAATCTCTCGAGACCGTCCGGTGGTGGTCCATTGCCGATCGGGCAAACGAAGTCACGATGTGATCGCATTACTCCAAGAACGTCATGGCTATGACAACCTGCTCAATCTAGAAGGAGGAATACTAGCATGGGCGCAAGAGATCGATGAGACTATGGCGACCTACTGATCTGCTTAGAACAGTCCGGTGATATTTCCGTCCTGATCGATATCGATCAGTTCAGAAGCCGGGTGTGCAGGTAGACCAGGCATACGCATGATATCCCCAGTGATCGGAATCAGGAATCCTGCACCTGCAGCGATCTCTATCTCTCTAACAGTAATGATGAAATCCTTGGGTCTTCCCAAGAGTTTGGGATTGTCAGAGAGGGATTTCTGAGTCTTGGCGATGCATACCGGCAATCCGTCTAGCCCTAGATCGCTGATCGTACGTAGATCCTTTTTGGCCTTGGCCGTATAATCCACATGTTCTGCACCGTAGATACGAGTAGCGATAGTGCTGATCTTGTCTTCCACTGACTGGGACCAATCGTACAGTGGTTTGAAATCCGAGCGACCTTCTTCGATGATGTCCACGACATGTTGAGCTAGGTCCAGGGCTCCCTCACCGCCTTTGGCCCAGACTTCAGAGATGGCGATACGGATACCCAATCGATCGGCAACCTCCTGGATGACAGCCACTTCTTCATCTGTATCAGTGAGGAATCGATTGACCGATATGACCGGAGTGACATGGAAGTGTCCGATGTTCTCCAGATGCTTCTCCAAGTTGGGGACACCTTTTGTCAAAGCCTCCACATCCGGTTCGGTCAAGGATTTCAGGTCGGCTCCTCCGTGATATTTCAATGCCCTGATAGTGGTCGTAAGAACTACGACTTCCGGCTTCAATCCGGCACTCTGACATTTGATATCGAAGAATTTCTCAGCTCCTAGGTCAAAACCGAAGCCGGCTTCTGTGACCGTATAATCGGCCAGGCTCATCCCCATACGGGTAGCGATGACCGAGTTGGTGCCTTGTGCGATATTGGCAAAAGGTCCACCGTGGATGATGGCCGGATTGCCCTCGATGGTCTGCACGAGATTGGGCTTGATGGCATCCTTGAGAAGTGCAGCCATAGCACCTTCGGTCTTCAAGTCCCGAGCATAGATGGCGCGTTTATCGAAGGTGTATCCGATGAAGATGTTACCCAGTCGTTTCTTCAGATCGAGCCGGTCGGTCGATAGACAGAGAATGGCCATGATCTCAGACGCTGCTGTAATGTCGAAACCGGTCTCTCGAGGAACTCCTGATGTGGTTCCTCCGAGTCCTACGATGATCCTGCGCAAGGCTCGGTCATTCATATCCATGACCCGTTTCCAGGTCACGGTGCGTGGATCGATACCTAGAGAATTGGTCTTGCTTTGGATGTTGTTGTCAATGACGGCAGAAAGCAGGTTGTGCGCCTTTTCAATGGCTGCAAAGTCTCCTGTGAAGTGTAGGTTGATATCCTCCATAGGAAGCACCTGGGAATAGCCTCCACCTGTTGCACCCCCTTTGATTCCG
It contains:
- a CDS encoding formate--tetrahydrofolate ligase, with translation MTDQEIAKEVELQHIKEIAQRLDLDADEIEMYGRYKAKLPLSKIDLDQAKKSHLILVSAISPTPAGEGKTTMSIGLNEGLNRLGKKSVVVLREPSLGPVFGIKGGATGGGYSQVLPMEDINLHFTGDFAAIEKAHNLLSAVIDNNIQSKTNSLGIDPRTVTWKRVMDMNDRALRRIIVGLGGTTSGVPRETGFDITAASEIMAILCLSTDRLDLKKRLGNIFIGYTFDKRAIYARDLKTEGAMAALLKDAIKPNLVQTIEGNPAIIHGGPFANIAQGTNSVIATRMGMSLADYTVTEAGFGFDLGAEKFFDIKCQSAGLKPEVVVLTTTIRALKYHGGADLKSLTEPDVEALTKGVPNLEKHLENIGHFHVTPVISVNRFLTDTDEEVAVIQEVADRLGIRIAISEVWAKGGEGALDLAQHVVDIIEEGRSDFKPLYDWSQSVEDKISTIATRIYGAEHVDYTAKAKKDLRTISDLGLDGLPVCIAKTQKSLSDNPKLLGRPKDFIITVREIEIAAGAGFLIPITGDIMRMPGLPAHPASELIDIDQDGNITGLF
- a CDS encoding molybdenum cofactor biosynthesis protein MoeB; protein product: SSNLQRQVLYTIDDIGRQKVEAALERLQRQNPFVEFEKYNLRLSSENALDIISEYDIIADGTDNFPTRYLVNDATVKAGKVNVYASIFRFEGQLSVFNYRDPEGNYGPNFRDLFPSPPPPGLVPSCAEGGVIGVLPGILGSLQANEVIKIAAGVGEPLSGKLFTLNTSEFEPRVFELSYSEKHSIRTEHADQIELIDYEQFCGIGPAEEQTEVKSITVGELSERLDKGEDVQVIDVREPNEYEIANIGAELIPKSTVESKLESISRDRPVVVHCRSGKRSHDVIALLQERHGYDNLLNLEGGILAWAQEIDETMATY